Proteins from a genomic interval of Polaribacter sejongensis:
- a CDS encoding TlpA family protein disulfide reductase — MKKILVLIFLISSFAQAQYTVNGTMSPTIDTDWVILYKIEGASQKFIQNSKIKIDSVDIQGKKQAIGSFSFTLPENTKVGSYRITYRLENAGFVDFVFNKEDVNFGFHPEYANQTVTFTTSKENMLYKDYVDNISIAQEKLDSIQVAVLQNQDLDLKNEYKEALKTVNNIQKGYLEASNGMYVQPFIKASKRINLPEIIETPEKYMATMIGTFFDPIDFKSKTLLNSAFITDKITDYVFYINYSPDPATQQKLFKQSVDTVLSKIENLSYKKEIIEFLINQFETDTNLELIDYLFDNYYSKLPTNLQDKGFIDGKEALFAAEIGRIAPDFSWKEGGKQLTLSKLNEAENYLLIFWSTTCSHCLTEIPQVHTFLAKNDQVKVIAYSLESDSFGWNSFKKTLPNWHHVLGLNKWENKTARTYNIISTPSYFILDANKKIIAKPEHFKDVKLFFDKK, encoded by the coding sequence ATGAAAAAAATACTCGTTCTTATATTCTTAATTTCTTCATTTGCACAAGCACAATATACTGTTAACGGAACCATGTCTCCTACAATAGATACAGATTGGGTAATTTTATACAAAATTGAAGGCGCATCACAAAAGTTTATACAAAACTCAAAAATTAAAATAGATTCTGTTGATATTCAAGGAAAAAAACAAGCAATCGGTAGCTTTAGTTTTACACTTCCAGAAAATACAAAAGTAGGTTCTTATAGAATAACGTATAGATTAGAAAATGCAGGATTTGTAGATTTTGTGTTTAATAAAGAAGATGTAAACTTTGGTTTTCACCCAGAATATGCAAACCAAACAGTCACTTTTACAACTTCTAAAGAAAACATGTTGTACAAGGATTATGTAGATAATATTTCTATAGCACAAGAAAAATTAGACTCTATACAAGTTGCCGTTTTACAAAACCAAGACTTAGACCTTAAGAATGAATACAAAGAAGCTTTAAAAACAGTAAATAATATTCAAAAAGGGTATTTAGAAGCTTCAAACGGAATGTATGTACAGCCTTTTATTAAAGCTTCAAAAAGAATTAATCTACCAGAAATCATAGAAACGCCAGAAAAGTATATGGCTACTATGATTGGTACTTTTTTTGACCCTATAGATTTTAAGAGCAAAACACTATTAAACTCTGCTTTTATTACCGATAAAATTACAGATTATGTTTTTTACATTAATTACTCTCCAGATCCAGCAACACAACAAAAATTATTTAAACAGTCTGTAGACACTGTTCTTTCTAAAATTGAGAACCTATCTTATAAAAAGGAAATCATTGAGTTTTTAATCAACCAATTTGAAACGGATACGAATCTTGAACTAATAGATTATTTGTTCGATAACTATTATTCTAAATTACCAACCAATCTACAAGACAAAGGGTTTATAGATGGAAAAGAAGCCTTATTTGCTGCAGAAATAGGCCGAATTGCACCAGATTTCTCATGGAAAGAAGGTGGTAAACAATTAACCCTTTCTAAATTAAATGAAGCAGAAAACTATTTATTGATTTTCTGGAGTACTACATGCTCACATTGTTTAACAGAAATACCTCAAGTACATACCTTTTTAGCCAAAAACGATCAAGTAAAAGTAATTGCTTATTCTTTAGAAAGTGATAGTTTCGGTTGGAATAGTTTCAAGAAAACATTACCAAATTGGCACCATGTTTTAGGTTTAAATAAATGGGAAAATAAAACTGCTAGAACTTATAATATTATTTCTACTCCTAGCTACTTTATTTTAGATGCTAACAAAAAAATCATCGCAAAACCGGAACATTTTAAAGATGTAAAACTATTTTTTGATAAGAAATAA
- a CDS encoding peroxiredoxin family protein — MSKKLLIFLVFLIHFSAVSQQFFKIDDTAPEFKLWLTDGSKLTNNDTKGKVVVLKFWFTSCMPCLTDIPKLNNLVKEFEKRDDILFIAPALDRKPAIEKLLEVHPFHFKIAYSAMDVSQKFNKQQVYPSYFIINKKGKIAYIDSGSKMPETNDLKNAIIEALK, encoded by the coding sequence ATGTCAAAAAAACTACTTATTTTTTTAGTTTTCTTAATTCATTTTTCTGCTGTAAGTCAACAGTTTTTTAAAATTGATGATACTGCTCCAGAATTTAAGCTTTGGCTTACAGACGGCAGTAAATTAACAAATAATGATACCAAAGGAAAAGTAGTTGTTTTAAAATTTTGGTTTACTTCTTGCATGCCTTGTCTAACAGACATCCCTAAATTAAATAACCTTGTAAAAGAATTTGAAAAAAGAGATGATATTCTATTTATTGCACCTGCTTTAGACCGAAAACCAGCTATAGAAAAATTATTAGAAGTACATCCTTTTCATTTTAAAATAGCATATTCTGCTATGGATGTTAGTCAGAAATTTAATAAGCAACAAGTTTATCCATCTTATTTTATCATCAACAAAAAAGGAAAAATTGCATACATAGATAGCGGCAGTAAAATGCCAGAAACTAACGACTTAAAGAATGCAATTATTGAAGCATTAAAATAA
- a CDS encoding DMT family transporter has protein sequence MMKKNFWLGVFLGVLGIVLFSSKAVMVKLAYNYNVDAITMLLLRMLFSFPFYVVIAYLYRNKNKEIKTTKSDYYWVVFFGMVGYYLASYFDFEGLTYIKASLERIILFVYPTIVILLNRLFFKQPITKFQALAIFLSYLGIVIAFSDEVDISGNNVYLGGFFVLLSAITYASYLVGSGWLIPKFGVVKFTAYAMLVSCFCVFIHFSFMGETDLFNLPWQVYGFGLLIAVFATVIPSFLVSASIKMISSSNFAIVAGVGPISTIVLASFFLGERLTLLQFFGAFLVIVGIVITSLKQAKNKKM, from the coding sequence ATGATGAAAAAAAACTTTTGGTTGGGTGTTTTCTTAGGTGTTTTGGGCATTGTGCTCTTTTCTTCTAAAGCGGTAATGGTTAAGTTAGCTTACAATTATAATGTAGATGCAATTACCATGTTGTTGTTAAGAATGCTGTTTTCTTTTCCGTTTTACGTAGTGATTGCCTATTTATATCGAAATAAAAATAAGGAGATCAAAACTACCAAAAGTGATTATTATTGGGTGGTATTTTTTGGTATGGTTGGTTATTATTTAGCAAGCTATTTCGATTTTGAAGGTTTAACGTATATTAAAGCGAGTTTAGAACGTATTATTCTATTTGTGTACCCAACAATTGTAATTTTATTAAATAGACTTTTTTTTAAGCAACCGATTACTAAATTTCAAGCTTTAGCCATCTTTTTATCCTATTTAGGAATTGTAATTGCATTTTCTGATGAAGTAGATATTTCTGGAAACAACGTTTATTTAGGAGGCTTTTTTGTGCTTTTAAGCGCTATAACGTATGCTTCTTATTTGGTTGGAAGTGGTTGGCTAATTCCTAAATTCGGAGTTGTAAAATTTACAGCGTACGCCATGTTAGTTTCTTGTTTTTGTGTGTTTATCCACTTTAGTTTTATGGGAGAAACAGATTTGTTTAATTTACCTTGGCAAGTATATGGTTTCGGACTTTTAATAGCTGTTTTTGCAACCGTAATTCCTTCTTTTTTGGTAAGCGCTTCTATAAAAATGATTAGCTCTTCTAATTTTGCAATTGTGGCTGGTGTTGGGCCAATATCTACTATTGTTTTGGCGTCTTTTTTCTTAGGTGAAAGATTAACGTTGCTTCAGTTTTTTGGAGCATTTTTAGTGATAGTTGGTATTGTAATTACTTCTTTAAAACAAGCAAAGAATAAGAAAATGTAA
- a CDS encoding YraN family protein, which yields MAEHNELGKKGEKLAIAFLLKNDYKILETNYRYLKAEVDIIAQKGEVLAAVEVKTRSSDYFEEPQDAVKAKKIKLLVSAIDYYVVTKDLDVEVRFDIIAIIHQKNKTKIEHLEDAFLHF from the coding sequence ATGGCAGAACACAATGAACTTGGTAAAAAAGGAGAAAAATTAGCCATTGCGTTTTTGTTAAAAAACGACTATAAAATTCTAGAAACAAATTACCGATATTTAAAAGCCGAAGTAGATATTATTGCGCAAAAAGGAGAAGTATTAGCAGCTGTTGAGGTTAAAACAAGAAGTTCAGACTATTTTGAGGAACCACAAGATGCTGTAAAAGCTAAAAAGATAAAATTATTAGTTTCTGCAATCGATTATTATGTGGTAACAAAAGATTTAGACGTGGAGGTTCGGTTTGATATCATTGCTATTATTCATCAAAAAAATAAAACAAAAATTGAGCATTTAGAAGATGCTTTTCTTCACTTTTGA
- a CDS encoding S66 peptidase family protein, with translation MIFSTIYAQEKLITPPYLQPGDTIAILAPAGILKNRAETIQRAKKLAESWGLKVILGKHIFNQNSHFAGTDNERAEDFQKALDNPNIKAIWSGRGGYGSVRVLDKLDYTTFLKQPKWIIGYSDITAFHSHIHNLGVETMHAMMGTSVDEKPESIIETVASFKIAIFGKQLKYTIPSSNYNKKGVVRGQLVGGNLALLSSMLGSNSQTDTKGKILFIEEIGEYKYSIDRMLQSLKRAGYFDNCAGLIIGDISRIKNNSTKWGSSIEQLVLDVVKEYDFPVMFDFPAGHEPDNRALIFGRNIQLTVDSGQSSVVFEK, from the coding sequence ATGATTTTTTCAACAATATATGCACAAGAAAAATTAATTACACCACCTTATTTACAACCTGGAGATACGATTGCAATTCTTGCACCTGCCGGAATTTTAAAAAATAGGGCAGAAACCATACAAAGGGCTAAGAAACTAGCAGAAAGTTGGGGTTTAAAAGTAATTTTAGGGAAACATATTTTTAATCAGAATAGTCATTTTGCTGGTACAGATAACGAAAGAGCAGAAGATTTTCAAAAAGCATTAGACAACCCAAATATTAAAGCAATTTGGTCGGGTCGTGGAGGTTACGGTTCTGTGAGGGTTTTAGATAAATTAGATTATACTACATTTTTAAAACAACCAAAATGGATTATTGGGTATTCAGATATTACGGCTTTTCATAGTCATATTCATAATTTAGGCGTAGAAACGATGCATGCAATGATGGGCACTAGTGTAGATGAGAAACCAGAATCAATTATAGAAACAGTTGCTAGTTTTAAAATAGCAATTTTTGGTAAGCAATTAAAGTACACGATTCCTTCTTCTAATTACAATAAAAAAGGAGTGGTTAGGGGACAACTAGTAGGAGGGAACCTTGCATTATTATCCTCTATGTTGGGGTCCAACAGTCAGACAGATACAAAGGGAAAGATTCTTTTTATTGAAGAAATAGGTGAGTATAAATATTCTATAGATAGAATGTTGCAAAGTTTAAAGCGTGCTGGTTATTTTGATAATTGTGCGGGTTTAATTATTGGTGATATTTCTAGAATTAAGAATAATTCTACCAAATGGGGAAGCTCTATAGAACAACTTGTTTTAGATGTTGTAAAAGAGTATGATTTTCCGGTAATGTTTGATTTTCCTGCAGGACACGAACCAGATAATAGAGCTTTAATTTTTGGAAGGAATATTCAGTTAACCGTTGATTCTGGACAGAGTTCTGTTGTTTTTGAAAAATAA
- the metG gene encoding methionine--tRNA ligase — MSAPKRYTITAALPYTNGPIHIGHLAGVYVPADIYARYLRLTGNDVAYISGSDEHGAAIPMRAKKEGVSPQVIIDKYHGIIKKSFEDFGISFDNYSRTSAEIHHKTASEFFTKMYNDGEFIEETSEQLYDAEANQFLADRFVVGTCPKCGFEESYGDQCESCGTSHNATDLINPKSAITGNTPTLKETKHWFLPLDKHEAFLREWVLEGHKKDWKPNVYGQVKSWVEDGLRPRAVTRDLDWGIPVPVKGGEGKVLYVWFDAPIGYISSTKEWAAREGKNWEDYWKKDDTKLVHFIGKDNIVFHCIIFPAMLKAHGDYILPDNVPANEFLNLEGNKLSTSKNWAVWLHEYLEEFPNQQDVLRYTLTANAPESKDNDFTWKDFQAKNNNELVAIFGNFINRVVVLTNKYYEGIVPAANDFTEVDEDVLAAVKEFPNIIGKSIERYRFREASQELMNLARLGNKYLADEEPWKVIKVDAERVQTIMYVALQISAALAVVSKPFLPFTSDKLKGILNLDETLSWEDITEKDVLLPAAHQINKAELLFSKIEDQTIEIQLEKLAATKIANEQENKVVEPQKETIEFDDFTKLDIRIGTILEAEKVAKTKKLLKLKVDVGIDTRTIVSGIAESFSPEDIIGQQVSVLVNLAPRKIRGVESQGMILMTDTPDGKLAFVEPTKEVKNGQQVS, encoded by the coding sequence ATGAGTGCTCCTAAAAGATATACAATTACAGCAGCTTTACCATATACAAACGGACCAATACATATTGGGCATTTAGCAGGTGTTTACGTTCCTGCAGATATTTATGCACGTTATTTACGTTTAACGGGTAATGATGTTGCCTATATTTCTGGTTCTGATGAACATGGTGCCGCCATACCAATGAGAGCAAAAAAAGAAGGTGTTTCTCCGCAGGTGATTATCGATAAATATCACGGAATTATCAAAAAATCTTTTGAAGATTTTGGAATTTCTTTTGATAACTATTCAAGAACTTCAGCAGAAATTCATCATAAGACTGCCTCAGAGTTTTTTACAAAGATGTATAATGATGGTGAGTTTATAGAAGAAACCTCTGAGCAATTGTATGATGCAGAAGCAAATCAGTTTTTAGCAGATAGATTTGTTGTTGGAACGTGCCCTAAATGTGGTTTCGAAGAAAGTTACGGAGATCAATGTGAAAGCTGTGGAACTTCTCATAACGCAACAGATTTAATCAACCCAAAATCTGCAATTACTGGTAATACACCTACTTTAAAAGAAACAAAACACTGGTTTTTACCTTTAGATAAACACGAAGCTTTTTTACGCGAATGGGTTTTAGAAGGACATAAAAAAGATTGGAAACCTAATGTTTACGGACAAGTAAAAAGTTGGGTAGAAGATGGCTTAAGACCAAGAGCCGTAACCAGAGATTTAGATTGGGGAATTCCTGTACCTGTAAAAGGCGGAGAAGGAAAAGTTTTATATGTTTGGTTTGATGCACCTATTGGTTACATTTCTTCTACCAAAGAATGGGCTGCAAGAGAAGGAAAAAACTGGGAAGACTATTGGAAAAAAGACGATACGAAACTGGTTCATTTTATAGGAAAAGACAATATTGTTTTTCACTGTATTATTTTCCCTGCGATGTTAAAAGCACACGGAGATTATATTTTACCAGACAATGTACCTGCAAATGAGTTTTTAAATTTAGAAGGAAATAAATTATCGACTTCTAAAAACTGGGCAGTTTGGTTGCATGAGTATTTAGAAGAATTTCCAAATCAGCAAGATGTTTTACGTTATACTTTAACGGCAAACGCACCAGAAAGCAAAGACAACGATTTTACTTGGAAAGATTTTCAGGCAAAAAACAACAACGAATTAGTAGCCATTTTTGGTAACTTTATTAATAGAGTTGTCGTTTTAACAAACAAATATTACGAAGGTATTGTACCTGCTGCAAATGATTTTACAGAAGTAGATGAAGATGTTTTAGCTGCTGTAAAAGAGTTTCCGAATATTATTGGTAAATCTATAGAAAGATACCGTTTTAGAGAAGCAAGCCAAGAATTAATGAACTTAGCAAGACTTGGTAACAAGTATTTAGCTGATGAAGAGCCTTGGAAAGTGATAAAAGTAGATGCAGAACGTGTACAAACAATTATGTATGTTGCCTTGCAAATTTCTGCAGCTTTAGCAGTAGTTTCTAAACCTTTTTTACCTTTTACTTCAGATAAATTAAAAGGGATTCTTAACCTTGATGAAACGTTGTCTTGGGAAGATATTACTGAAAAGGACGTTTTATTACCTGCAGCGCATCAAATAAATAAAGCTGAATTATTATTCTCTAAAATTGAAGATCAAACTATTGAAATTCAATTAGAAAAATTAGCAGCTACAAAAATTGCCAACGAGCAAGAAAACAAAGTGGTAGAACCACAAAAAGAAACCATAGAGTTTGATGATTTTACCAAACTAGATATTAGAATTGGTACTATTTTAGAAGCAGAAAAAGTGGCTAAAACTAAAAAGCTTTTAAAATTGAAAGTTGATGTTGGTATTGATACAAGAACCATTGTATCTGGTATTGCAGAAAGCTTTTCTCCAGAAGATATTATTGGACAACAAGTATCTGTTTTGGTAAACTTAGCACCAAGAAAAATTAGAGGTGTAGAAAGCCAGGGAATGATTTTAATGACAGATACACCAGATGGTAAATTAGCTTTTGTAGAGCCTACAAAAGAAGTTAAAAACGGACAACAAGTAAGTTAA
- a CDS encoding xanthine dehydrogenase family protein molybdopterin-binding subunit, translated as MESISKNNFSRRNFLKASVLASGGLLIGFNLLTACKPEAVMPVDITKLNFNDFNAFIKISDDGYVTIFSPNPEIGQGVKTAMPMLIAEELDVEWSKVNVAQGNLDTNNFTRQLAGGSQSIRFGWDALRQTGATTKQMLVNAAAAKWNVDANTCKASKGVITNANGDTLGYGDVVKEAALLEVPENVKLKEAKDYTIIGQEIVNVDIDKIITGKPLFGLDYKTDGMVIATVLRPPAFGQILESFDATEAKKVKGVIDVITIGDKIRKYVASGKKNWTFTMSKTDKVVVIAESTWAAIKGKKALTAIWKEDSNLESTENHDTVLTDILDGKNLDTRREDGNIKKAFATADKVIEKTYHSPFLPHNCMEPMNFYADVTSEKIHLAGPVQTPEFAANVVADLLDFDIDKISLEMTRMGGGFGRRLYADFVYEAAEISNAIKKPVKLVSTREDDMTTGVYKPAVKYRIKAALKDGVVTGYHLKEAAVNGNMYGLIPNFFPAGCIPNYKVETGSYNSNITTGAWRAPYTNFLAFAEQSFFDELASELNVDAIQLRLDLLQNVKGTTDNKIEYSGQRMEDTIKLVKEKGNWGKTEEGVYQGFSAYYSHNTHVAEIADIVLKDGFPVVKKVTVAVDCGIVVNPTGARNQVEGGVLDGIGHAMYADFSFKDGKPNAKNFDTYRLIRMQETPKVEVYFVENDLSPTGLGEPGLPPAGGAVANAINAALGKRIYKQPFINELKESSVLG; from the coding sequence ATGGAATCTATATCAAAGAATAATTTTAGCAGAAGAAACTTTTTAAAGGCATCAGTTTTAGCAAGTGGTGGTTTATTAATTGGGTTTAATTTATTAACGGCTTGTAAGCCAGAAGCAGTAATGCCAGTGGATATTACAAAATTAAACTTCAATGATTTTAATGCATTTATTAAAATTTCTGATGATGGTTATGTCACTATTTTTTCGCCAAACCCAGAAATAGGGCAAGGTGTAAAAACAGCAATGCCTATGCTTATTGCAGAAGAATTAGATGTCGAATGGAGTAAAGTAAACGTAGCTCAAGGAAACCTAGACACTAATAATTTTACCAGACAATTGGCTGGCGGAAGTCAATCTATTCGCTTTGGTTGGGATGCTTTAAGGCAAACAGGAGCAACCACTAAACAAATGTTGGTAAATGCTGCTGCTGCAAAATGGAATGTAGATGCCAATACATGTAAAGCATCAAAAGGAGTTATAACCAATGCCAATGGAGATACATTAGGCTATGGAGATGTTGTTAAAGAAGCTGCATTATTAGAGGTTCCGGAAAATGTAAAATTAAAGGAAGCCAAGGATTATACCATTATTGGTCAAGAAATTGTAAATGTAGATATTGATAAAATTATCACAGGAAAACCACTTTTTGGATTGGATTACAAAACAGATGGAATGGTGATTGCAACTGTTTTAAGACCACCAGCTTTCGGGCAAATATTAGAAAGTTTTGATGCTACCGAAGCAAAAAAAGTAAAAGGTGTAATTGATGTTATTACCATAGGTGATAAAATAAGAAAGTATGTTGCGTCTGGTAAGAAAAACTGGACATTTACCATGTCTAAAACAGATAAAGTAGTGGTTATTGCAGAAAGCACTTGGGCAGCAATAAAAGGTAAAAAAGCACTTACCGCAATTTGGAAAGAAGATAGTAATTTAGAATCTACAGAAAACCATGATACTGTTTTAACCGATATTTTAGACGGAAAAAACCTAGATACAAGAAGAGAAGATGGTAATATTAAAAAGGCTTTTGCAACTGCAGATAAAGTGATAGAAAAAACATATCATTCGCCTTTTTTACCACACAATTGTATGGAACCTATGAATTTTTATGCTGATGTTACATCAGAAAAAATACATTTAGCAGGTCCTGTACAAACACCAGAATTTGCTGCAAATGTAGTTGCAGATTTGTTAGATTTTGATATCGATAAAATCTCTTTAGAAATGACTAGAATGGGTGGAGGTTTTGGTAGAAGATTGTATGCCGATTTTGTGTATGAAGCTGCAGAGATATCTAATGCAATTAAAAAACCAGTAAAATTGGTTTCTACTAGAGAAGATGATATGACAACAGGTGTTTACAAACCTGCTGTAAAATATAGAATAAAAGCCGCTTTAAAAGACGGTGTGGTAACAGGTTATCATTTAAAAGAAGCTGCGGTAAATGGAAATATGTACGGATTAATTCCTAACTTTTTTCCTGCAGGCTGTATCCCTAATTATAAAGTAGAAACGGGCAGTTATAATAGTAATATAACAACGGGAGCTTGGAGAGCACCTTATACTAACTTTTTAGCGTTTGCAGAACAGAGTTTCTTTGATGAATTAGCATCAGAATTAAATGTAGATGCTATTCAATTGCGTTTAGATTTATTACAGAACGTAAAAGGAACTACAGATAATAAAATAGAATATTCTGGGCAAAGAATGGAAGACACTATTAAGTTGGTGAAAGAAAAAGGAAATTGGGGCAAAACAGAAGAGGGAGTTTATCAAGGTTTTTCTGCTTATTATAGCCACAACACGCACGTTGCAGAAATTGCCGATATTGTATTAAAAGATGGTTTTCCTGTAGTTAAAAAAGTAACTGTTGCGGTAGATTGTGGTATTGTAGTAAACCCAACAGGAGCAAGAAACCAAGTAGAAGGTGGTGTTTTAGACGGAATAGGGCATGCCATGTATGCAGATTTCTCTTTTAAGGACGGAAAGCCAAATGCTAAAAACTTTGATACGTATCGCTTAATTAGAATGCAAGAAACACCAAAAGTAGAAGTGTATTTTGTAGAAAATGATTTATCTCCAACAGGATTAGGAGAACCAGGTTTACCACCAGCAGGAGGTGCCGTTGCGAATGCAATTAATGCTGCATTAGGCAAAAGAATTTATAAGCAGCCATTTATTAACGAATTGAAAGAGAGCAGTGTTTTAGGTTAA
- a CDS encoding (2Fe-2S)-binding protein gives MPNYTLHINGTARKVSADADTPLLWILRDEFNLVGTKFGCGIAQCGACTVHIDGVATRSCQMQVSILDDVKITTIEGLSTDGKHPVQEAWKEIDVPQCGYCQAGQIMTASAFLSENKNPSEEEIREAMHGNICRCASYNRIEKAVKVAANKMS, from the coding sequence ATGCCAAATTATACACTTCATATTAACGGAACAGCGCGTAAAGTATCTGCAGATGCAGACACTCCATTGTTATGGATTTTAAGAGATGAATTCAATTTAGTAGGTACAAAGTTTGGTTGCGGAATTGCGCAATGTGGTGCTTGTACGGTTCATATAGATGGCGTTGCAACAAGAAGTTGTCAAATGCAAGTTTCTATTTTAGATGATGTGAAAATTACCACCATAGAAGGGTTGTCTACAGATGGTAAACACCCAGTACAAGAAGCTTGGAAAGAGATTGATGTGCCACAATGTGGATATTGCCAGGCGGGACAAATAATGACTGCTTCTGCTTTTTTATCAGAAAATAAAAATCCTTCAGAAGAAGAAATTAGAGAAGCCATGCATGGTAATATTTGTAGATGTGCTTCTTATAACAGAATTGAAAAAGCGGTAAAAGTTGCTGCAAATAAAATGTCTTAA
- a CDS encoding universal stress protein: protein MKNILLPTDFSDNSWNAIQYAIQLFKDEKCNFFIMNTYTPMIYDVEYMNPGVEGFNLVDVVKNTSEEGLDKLQQKIENQFKNPNHTYRKIASFNTLTSEIEELHEKHVMDLIVMGTKGATGLTEILFGSNTVHIIKNAKCPVLAIPSNYAFEAPNEVLFPSDYEVSFNEKQVKLIVDIGLSNSSRINIINTTYGDDLSKNQIENKHKLDKILKNVSHLFYSVSNQSVTGAISEFQLKMRINLLVMINNKHSFFENLFFKSTISQIGFHLNVPFLVIPSGEKAN, encoded by the coding sequence ATGAAAAATATACTTTTACCTACAGATTTTTCAGATAATTCATGGAATGCAATTCAATATGCAATTCAATTATTTAAGGACGAAAAATGTAATTTCTTTATAATGAATACTTATACACCAATGATTTATGATGTAGAGTATATGAACCCAGGTGTTGAAGGTTTTAATTTGGTTGATGTTGTAAAAAACACATCAGAGGAAGGACTTGATAAACTTCAACAAAAAATTGAAAATCAATTTAAAAACCCAAACCATACGTATCGTAAAATAGCTTCATTTAACACTCTAACAAGTGAGATAGAAGAGTTGCATGAAAAACATGTAATGGATCTTATTGTAATGGGAACCAAAGGAGCAACAGGTTTAACCGAAATTTTATTTGGTTCTAACACCGTACATATCATTAAAAATGCAAAATGCCCCGTGTTAGCAATACCAAGTAATTATGCTTTTGAAGCTCCTAATGAAGTATTATTTCCTTCGGACTATGAAGTTTCTTTTAATGAAAAACAAGTAAAACTAATTGTAGATATTGGCCTTTCTAATAGTTCTAGAATAAATATAATAAACACTACTTATGGCGATGATTTATCTAAAAATCAAATAGAAAATAAACATAAGTTAGATAAAATCTTAAAAAATGTTTCCCATTTATTTTATAGTGTTAGCAACCAAAGTGTAACAGGTGCTATTTCTGAATTTCAATTAAAAATGCGAATAAATCTGTTAGTGATGATAAACAATAAGCATTCTTTTTTCGAAAATCTATTTTTTAAATCAACAATTAGTCAAATAGGTTTTCATTTAAATGTACCTTTCTTAGTAATTCCTTCAGGGGAAAAGGCAAACTAA
- the hpf gene encoding ribosome hibernation-promoting factor, HPF/YfiA family: MKMNIQFVNMSTSETMEAYTEKKLDGLVKKFETIIKADVFFKKENDSKNKGVICEIELSAPGPRLFASSNEKNYELAVKNTISDLEKQLQKRKAITKPYL, translated from the coding sequence ATGAAAATGAATATTCAATTTGTTAACATGTCTACAAGTGAAACTATGGAAGCTTATACAGAAAAAAAGCTAGATGGTTTGGTTAAAAAATTCGAAACAATTATTAAAGCAGATGTGTTTTTTAAAAAGGAAAATGATTCTAAAAACAAAGGTGTAATTTGTGAAATAGAATTAAGTGCACCAGGACCAAGATTATTTGCATCTTCAAATGAAAAAAATTACGAGCTTGCTGTAAAAAATACTATTTCAGATTTAGAAAAGCAGTTACAAAAGAGAAAAGCAATTACAAAACCTTATCTGTAA